In a genomic window of uncultured Flavobacterium sp.:
- a CDS encoding TerB family tellurite resistance protein, translating into MKKILLFMAVICLFLTPDKSKAQSAEIQQLILNIEKLSQFKKILSDMKKGYELLSGGYKTVKDMAEGNFSLHKTFLDALMQVNPAVKNYKRVGEIMEYQISLVKESRNGMNRFIKNGNFSGQEINYFEKVYGNLLNESLRNLDELTMVITADKLRMSDDERLKAVDDIYEQMQDKLLFLRNFNITSNVLALQRAREKNDVYVSKSFQEFKE; encoded by the coding sequence ATGAAAAAGATATTATTGTTTATGGCAGTTATCTGCCTATTTCTGACTCCAGATAAATCAAAAGCGCAGTCAGCAGAAATTCAGCAGCTGATTTTGAATATTGAAAAGCTTTCCCAGTTCAAGAAAATTCTTAGTGATATGAAAAAGGGGTATGAGCTGCTTTCAGGTGGATACAAAACGGTGAAAGATATGGCCGAAGGAAACTTCAGCCTGCATAAAACTTTTCTAGATGCTCTTATGCAGGTAAATCCAGCGGTAAAGAATTACAAAAGGGTAGGAGAGATAATGGAATATCAGATTTCTTTAGTCAAGGAAAGCCGCAACGGAATGAACCGATTTATAAAAAACGGAAATTTCAGCGGACAGGAAATAAATTACTTTGAGAAAGTTTACGGAAACCTGCTTAATGAGAGCCTGCGAAATCTCGATGAACTTACGATGGTCATAACAGCTGATAAGCTCAGGATGTCGGACGACGAAAGACTAAAGGCAGTTGACGATATCTATGAGCAGATGCAGGATAAACTGCTTTTCTTAAGAAACTTTAATATCACATCGAATGTGCTGGCTCTTCAGCGGGCAAGGGAGAAAAATGATGTTTATGTCTCAAAGAGTTTTCAGGAATTTAAAGAGTAG
- the traN gene encoding conjugative transposon protein TraN, translating into MKRANYLFLISLLMVCVSVHPQSNARETVFYEDQYKNLQVGFSKTTSIIFPYSIKSIDKGSAEVLVQKAKGVENILLVKAAKQHFFQTNLTVVTSDGKLYVFVLNYDDSCPDLNFKAENAVAASRDVLFSLENENQKRIEQCALAAYSKKKKISGLKKSKYQIRLEVNGIFIQQDVLYLRVVFENKSKINYDIDQFRFFIRDKRKSKRTASQEIELEPLYATSSSSVIPYKSEIIKVYALEKFTIPENKYLTIQMIEKNGGRHLEVDINNNLTDLVFPISELSSDTF; encoded by the coding sequence ATGAAAAGAGCGAATTATTTGTTTTTAATCAGCTTGCTGATGGTTTGTGTTTCAGTTCATCCACAGTCAAACGCAAGGGAAACTGTCTTTTACGAAGACCAGTATAAAAATCTACAGGTAGGTTTTTCTAAAACCACAAGCATTATTTTTCCTTATTCAATCAAGAGCATAGATAAAGGAAGCGCAGAAGTGCTTGTACAGAAAGCAAAAGGAGTTGAGAATATACTACTTGTAAAAGCTGCTAAACAGCATTTTTTTCAGACCAATCTGACAGTTGTAACTTCTGACGGGAAATTGTATGTTTTTGTACTGAATTATGACGATTCCTGCCCTGACTTAAATTTTAAGGCTGAAAATGCAGTGGCTGCAAGCAGGGATGTGCTGTTTTCTTTAGAAAACGAAAATCAGAAAAGAATTGAACAGTGTGCTTTGGCTGCATATTCCAAAAAGAAAAAAATCAGTGGTCTAAAAAAATCAAAGTATCAGATCAGACTGGAGGTGAACGGCATCTTTATCCAGCAGGATGTTTTGTATCTGCGTGTTGTTTTTGAAAACAAATCAAAGATTAACTACGATATTGATCAGTTTCGTTTTTTTATCAGGGATAAGAGAAAATCAAAACGAACTGCCTCACAGGAAATTGAATTGGAGCCTTTGTATGCAACTTCATCGTCTTCTGTAATTCCTTATAAATCTGAAATAATAAAAGTCTATGCGCTGGAGAAATTTACTATACCTGAGAATAAGTATCTAACGATTCAGATGATTGAAAAAAACGGCGGAAGACATTTGGAAGTAGATATAAATAATAATCTGACTGATCTGGTTTTTCCGATTTCCGAATTAAGCAGTGACACTTTTTAA
- a CDS encoding TraG family conjugative transposon ATPase → MEKRMEDLLPVMAVEHDCILSKQGDVTIVFKAELPEIFTLSDQEYEAFHQSWIKALKVLPKFCVFHKQDWFLESAYKANFSSEDSSFLTRSSERFFNERPFLDHSCYIMLTKKPAGRRNATSLFSNLLRSSIVPEETLRPQLLQDFADTCGQFKRIMEDSGFIKLVRLQNESLRSESRRIGLVEKYCFLSEREDSFVFKDIRFDEGLAVGDKHCQLFTLGDAADLPGLCGSRINFDRYSTDKTKFSVGFASTLGQLLSCNHIYNQYIFIEDSQKTIQKLESKRLRLQSLSAYSRENMIARDATNDFLNEAVSQQRLPVKAHFNVLAWSTDKEELKEIKNKVSSALAQMDAAAKQETVGAPQIYWAGMAGNAADFPMNDTFDTFTEQAVCFLNMETGYKSSLSPCGIRLGDRLTGKPVHVDISDEPVKMGICTNRNKFILGPSGSGKSFFTNHMVRSYYEQGTHIVLVDVGHSYKGLCDMVNGYYFTYDEKNPIRFNPFYISEGDSLDTEKKESIKTLLLALWKKDDETFNRSEYVALSNALQLYYEKLDINVEIFPCFNSFYDFLKEDFISILEGDKVKEKDFDVNNFLYVLRPYYKGGEFDYLLNATENLNLLKERFIVFELDNIKDHPILFPVVTIIIMEVFINKMRKLKGIRKMILIEEAWKALMKEGFADYIKYLFKTVRKFFGEAIVVTQEVEDIISSPVVKQAIINNSDCKILLDQSKYQNKFDQIQELLGLTDKEKALVLSVNKANDPARKYKEVFISLGGMLSKVYRTEVSLEEYLAFTTEESEKVKMNAYAKNFGGDIKKGIAAMAQDMRNGIK, encoded by the coding sequence ATGGAGAAGAGGATGGAAGATCTGCTGCCGGTTATGGCAGTGGAACATGATTGTATTTTATCAAAACAGGGCGATGTAACTATAGTTTTTAAGGCAGAACTGCCTGAAATTTTCACGCTGTCAGACCAGGAGTATGAAGCTTTCCACCAATCGTGGATTAAGGCGTTAAAGGTGCTGCCGAAGTTTTGTGTTTTTCATAAACAGGACTGGTTCTTAGAAAGTGCTTATAAAGCTAATTTTTCAAGTGAAGACAGCAGTTTTCTGACCAGAAGCAGCGAGCGTTTCTTTAATGAGAGACCATTTCTGGATCATTCCTGCTATATCATGCTGACCAAGAAACCAGCGGGAAGAAGAAATGCAACCTCATTGTTTTCTAATCTGCTTAGAAGTTCCATAGTTCCAGAGGAAACATTAAGACCGCAGCTTTTGCAGGATTTTGCAGATACTTGCGGCCAGTTTAAGAGAATTATGGAAGACAGCGGATTTATAAAGCTGGTGCGTCTGCAAAATGAATCGCTTAGAAGCGAGAGCAGAAGAATCGGGCTGGTGGAAAAGTATTGTTTTTTATCAGAGCGTGAAGATTCATTTGTTTTTAAGGATATCAGGTTTGACGAAGGATTAGCAGTAGGGGATAAACACTGCCAATTGTTTACACTTGGTGATGCAGCTGATCTGCCTGGATTATGCGGATCGAGAATCAACTTTGACCGCTATTCAACCGATAAGACCAAATTCAGCGTTGGTTTTGCTTCAACCCTTGGCCAGCTTTTATCCTGCAATCATATTTACAATCAGTATATCTTCATTGAGGATTCACAGAAAACCATCCAAAAGCTGGAAAGCAAGCGACTCAGACTGCAGTCACTCTCTGCCTACAGCCGGGAGAATATGATTGCCAGGGATGCGACGAATGATTTCCTGAACGAGGCAGTATCACAACAGAGGCTTCCTGTTAAAGCCCATTTTAATGTACTGGCCTGGAGCACTGACAAGGAAGAGCTGAAAGAGATTAAAAACAAAGTGTCATCAGCTCTTGCCCAAATGGATGCGGCAGCGAAGCAGGAAACTGTAGGAGCTCCGCAGATCTATTGGGCTGGAATGGCGGGAAATGCAGCGGACTTTCCGATGAATGACACCTTTGACACCTTTACTGAACAGGCGGTATGCTTTCTGAATATGGAAACGGGATATAAATCTTCGCTGAGTCCCTGCGGTATCAGGCTGGGAGACAGGCTTACTGGGAAACCAGTTCATGTTGATATCAGCGATGAGCCTGTTAAGATGGGAATCTGCACCAATCGCAATAAGTTTATATTGGGACCTTCGGGCAGCGGCAAATCCTTTTTTACCAATCATATGGTGAGAAGCTATTACGAGCAGGGAACGCATATTGTACTGGTGGATGTTGGGCACAGCTATAAAGGGCTCTGCGATATGGTAAACGGGTATTATTTCACTTACGATGAAAAGAATCCTATCCGTTTTAACCCATTTTATATTTCAGAAGGAGACAGTCTGGATACGGAGAAAAAAGAGAGCATTAAAACGCTTCTGCTTGCACTATGGAAAAAAGACGACGAAACCTTTAACCGGAGCGAGTACGTAGCACTCTCAAATGCCCTGCAGCTGTATTACGAGAAATTGGATATTAATGTAGAGATATTTCCCTGTTTCAACAGCTTCTATGATTTCCTGAAAGAGGATTTTATCTCGATTTTGGAAGGCGATAAAGTAAAGGAGAAGGACTTTGATGTGAATAACTTTCTCTATGTGCTCAGGCCTTATTACAAGGGAGGAGAGTTTGACTATCTGCTGAACGCAACGGAAAATCTGAATCTTTTGAAAGAACGTTTTATTGTCTTCGAGCTGGATAATATCAAAGATCACCCGATTCTTTTTCCAGTGGTAACGATCATAATAATGGAAGTCTTCATAAATAAGATGCGGAAGCTTAAAGGGATCAGAAAAATGATACTCATTGAGGAAGCATGGAAAGCACTGATGAAGGAGGGTTTTGCAGATTATATAAAATATCTTTTTAAGACTGTGCGTAAATTCTTTGGCGAAGCAATAGTGGTAACTCAGGAGGTGGAGGATATTATTTCTTCACCAGTGGTCAAGCAGGCAATTATCAACAATAGCGACTGCAAGATCCTTCTTGACCAGAGCAAATATCAGAATAAGTTTGACCAGATTCAGGAGCTGCTGGGACTTACAGACAAAGAAAAGGCACTTGTACTTTCTGTAAATAAAGCCAATGATCCAGCCAGGAAATACAAAGAAGTTTTTATCTCTTTGGGAGGCATGCTTTCCAAGGTATATCGCACGGAAGTTTCTCTCGAGGAATATTTGGCGTTCACAACGGAGGAAAGCGAGAAAGTGAAAATGAATGCCTATGCAAAGAACTTTGGCGGGGACATAAAGAAAGGAATAGCCGCAATGGCTCAGGACATGAGAAATGGAATTAAATGA
- the traK gene encoding conjugative transposon protein TraK: MKNIDTAFRYVRGFTMVVIAGCIIISCYAVYKNFQTVSLMQDKVYILANGKALEAYASERKDNIAVEARDHVKTFHKFFFTLDPDDKVIKTNITKALYLADDSAKRIYDDLKENNFYSGIISGNISQTIQIDSVSIDIREYPYRFRCYARQNIIRTTSILKRSLLTEGALRNVSRSDNNPHGFLIERFNTIENKDLSAETRK; the protein is encoded by the coding sequence ATGAAAAACATTGATACGGCATTTAGATATGTGAGAGGTTTCACGATGGTTGTAATTGCAGGCTGCATCATAATAAGCTGCTATGCTGTCTATAAAAATTTCCAGACAGTGAGCCTTATGCAGGATAAAGTATATATTCTGGCAAACGGCAAAGCGCTGGAAGCTTACGCTTCGGAAAGAAAAGATAATATCGCTGTTGAAGCAAGGGATCATGTGAAAACCTTTCACAAGTTTTTCTTTACCCTTGATCCTGATGATAAGGTCATTAAAACCAATATCACAAAAGCGCTGTATCTGGCAGACGACAGTGCAAAACGGATTTATGATGACCTGAAGGAAAACAATTTTTATTCGGGTATTATATCAGGAAATATCAGCCAGACCATCCAGATTGACAGTGTGAGTATTGATATCCGTGAATATCCCTACCGTTTTAGATGTTATGCCAGACAGAACATTATCCGTACAACCAGTATTTTGAAAAGAAGCCTGCTTACAGAAGGTGCGCTTCGCAATGTATCAAGAAGCGATAATAATCCGCATGGCTTTCTTATCGAGCGGTTTAATACGATTGAAAACAAAGATCTTTCTGCAGAAACCAGAAAATAG
- a CDS encoding DUF4134 domain-containing protein: MGSSLLMILVSNVIYSQDGVAGINEANQKVRSYFDAGTELMYAVGAILGLIGAVKVYQKWNAGDPDTGKVAAAWFGSCVFLVVVATVIKSFFGV, from the coding sequence ATGGGATCGTCGCTCCTGATGATTCTGGTTAGTAATGTTATTTACAGCCAGGATGGTGTGGCGGGAATTAATGAAGCCAACCAGAAAGTGAGAAGTTACTTTGATGCCGGCACTGAATTAATGTATGCGGTAGGAGCTATCCTCGGGCTGATAGGGGCAGTAAAAGTATACCAGAAATGGAATGCAGGAGATCCTGATACAGGAAAAGTCGCAGCCGCCTGGTTTGGAAGCTGTGTGTTTCTGGTGGTGGTAGCTACTGTAATTAAATCCTTTTTCGGGGTTTAA
- the traM gene encoding conjugative transposon protein TraM: protein MQEKTLSPKESKKRKMLLMLPLITFPFLTFLFYSLGGGRMESKMAGNDERKGFNFNLPLPKFKEDSALDKMSYYDQAAVDSIKLREQIKKDPNYIDNKVSEDKADSFPTNDFESRMLPKNRSAFNSQSFQDRNEQKVYEKLMALENVISHPAVPTYGQDMREFENYGTSRGESEDIKKLEGLMSTMSTPQEPDPELQQLGGMLENILDIQHPQRVQERLKQTSESKKGKIYSVQKKEAENNISSLQRNVDLQTSLKTNEFYSLDEAQPAEEIQNSIEAVVHQTQTIVNGSVVKLRLANDIFLQGTMIPRNTFLYGMAALKGERLEVKITNIQYNNSIFPVEMAVYDMDGIEGIYIPGAINRDVAKASADRSIQTLGLTGISDSWGAQAAGMGIEAAKSLMSKKVKLIKVVVKAGYRVLLYDEKQKNLKP from the coding sequence ATGCAAGAGAAAACATTATCTCCAAAGGAATCTAAAAAGAGAAAGATGCTTTTAATGCTGCCTCTTATAACATTTCCATTTCTGACATTCTTATTTTATTCATTAGGCGGCGGAAGAATGGAATCCAAGATGGCAGGGAACGATGAAAGGAAAGGATTCAATTTTAATCTGCCACTGCCTAAATTTAAAGAGGATTCAGCACTGGATAAGATGAGCTATTACGATCAGGCGGCAGTTGATTCGATAAAACTGCGAGAGCAGATAAAAAAAGATCCGAACTATATTGATAATAAAGTCTCGGAAGATAAAGCAGATTCTTTTCCCACAAATGATTTTGAATCCCGCATGCTTCCAAAAAACAGATCGGCTTTTAATTCTCAGTCTTTTCAGGACCGCAATGAACAGAAAGTTTATGAGAAGCTGATGGCTCTTGAAAACGTAATCAGCCATCCTGCTGTCCCGACTTATGGCCAGGATATGAGGGAATTTGAGAATTACGGCACTTCTCGTGGAGAATCGGAAGATATTAAAAAACTTGAAGGGCTAATGTCGACGATGAGCACGCCCCAGGAACCTGATCCGGAACTTCAGCAATTAGGCGGTATGCTGGAAAATATTTTAGATATACAGCATCCGCAGCGCGTGCAGGAACGGCTTAAACAAACATCTGAGAGCAAAAAAGGCAAAATATATTCAGTGCAGAAAAAAGAAGCAGAGAATAACATAAGCTCACTTCAGCGGAATGTCGATTTGCAGACCTCTTTGAAAACAAATGAATTTTATTCTCTGGACGAAGCACAGCCTGCTGAAGAAATACAAAATTCTATTGAAGCAGTTGTGCATCAGACGCAGACTATTGTCAATGGTTCGGTGGTTAAATTAAGACTTGCGAATGATATTTTTCTCCAAGGAACAATGATACCCAGAAATACATTTCTGTATGGTATGGCGGCTTTAAAAGGAGAGAGGCTGGAGGTAAAAATCACAAACATCCAGTACAATAATTCGATATTTCCCGTCGAGATGGCAGTCTATGATATGGACGGGATTGAAGGCATCTATATACCCGGAGCGATTAACAGGGATGTGGCAAAAGCATCAGCTGACAGATCAATTCAGACTCTAGGTCTTACCGGGATTTCGGATTCATGGGGAGCACAGGCCGCAGGTATGGGCATCGAGGCAGCTAAAAGTCTTATGAGCAAAAAGGTAAAACTCATAAAAGTGGTTGTAAAGGCAGGGTATCGGGTACTACTGTACGATGAAAAGCAAAAGAATTTAAAACCTTAA
- a CDS encoding site-specific integrase translates to MLESSFGLGFFLKRPKIESKEWIVYFRITVDGIRKESSTKRKWDNTRWDQRFERAVGSKEDAKSLNFFLDSLTLKINEIKTEMMYSGKTITAEKIMDEVLGRTAPKIKVLEEFQKHNDEMEALLGKGYAKGTLDRFTITKNHLTAFIKFKLKKHDLEFADLNLEFVKDFEFYLRTVRDCSNNTTLKYIANFKKIVIRAIDKELITKDPFKNFKGRKTKLVKKPLTAQELYELESHYFTTDRLNVVRDVFVFQCYTGLAYIDAYQLKKTDIKEGIDGNLWIMSERQKTNSSFNVPLLPQALKIVEKYKEHPLCIQRGTVLPVSSNQKMNEYLKEVAVLCGFPFTLNTHMARRTFGSTVTLNNNVPINVVKELLGHASVKQTEAYAITEQATIGREMSILKKKLNKTGSKMSKPDLAVLSRLEKEIQAIKKKYNISS, encoded by the coding sequence ATGTTGGAAAGCAGTTTTGGTTTGGGATTCTTTTTAAAAAGACCCAAAATAGAAAGTAAAGAGTGGATCGTATATTTCAGAATAACTGTTGACGGTATCCGTAAGGAAAGCTCAACTAAGAGAAAATGGGATAATACACGATGGGATCAAAGGTTCGAAAGAGCGGTCGGCTCAAAGGAAGATGCAAAGTCGCTGAACTTCTTTTTGGATTCGCTGACTTTAAAAATCAATGAAATCAAAACCGAAATGATGTACAGCGGCAAAACCATAACCGCTGAGAAAATTATGGACGAGGTCTTGGGAAGGACAGCGCCAAAGATTAAGGTGCTCGAAGAATTTCAAAAGCATAATGATGAAATGGAGGCGCTTCTTGGAAAAGGCTACGCAAAAGGCACCCTTGACCGGTTTACCATTACTAAAAACCATTTGACAGCTTTTATAAAATTCAAGCTTAAAAAGCACGATCTTGAATTTGCGGATTTGAATCTCGAGTTTGTAAAGGACTTCGAGTTTTACCTTAGAACTGTACGCGACTGCAGCAACAACACTACCCTAAAGTATATTGCAAATTTCAAAAAGATTGTAATCCGCGCCATTGATAAGGAGTTAATCACCAAGGACCCATTTAAGAACTTTAAGGGACGTAAAACAAAACTGGTAAAAAAACCACTCACCGCACAGGAATTGTACGAACTTGAAAGTCATTATTTCACAACTGACAGGCTCAATGTCGTAAGGGATGTATTTGTCTTCCAATGCTACACTGGCCTGGCTTACATAGACGCTTATCAATTAAAGAAAACTGATATCAAAGAAGGCATTGATGGAAATCTATGGATTATGTCCGAAAGGCAGAAAACAAACTCATCATTTAATGTCCCTCTTCTTCCCCAAGCACTGAAAATAGTTGAAAAATATAAAGAGCACCCGCTGTGTATCCAGCGTGGAACCGTGCTTCCTGTTTCATCCAACCAGAAAATGAATGAGTATCTAAAAGAGGTGGCAGTCTTGTGCGGCTTTCCTTTCACATTAAACACGCATATGGCACGCCGTACTTTTGGAAGCACTGTGACATTAAATAACAACGTACCTATTAATGTAGTTAAGGAACTGCTGGGTCATGCATCGGTAAAACAGACTGAGGCATATGCTATAACTGAGCAGGCCACAATCGGACGTGAAATGTCCATTCTGAAGAAAAAACTCAATAAAACTGGGTCCAAAATGTCTAAGCCTGATTTGGCGGTTCTCAGCAGGCTCGAAAAGGAAATTCAGGCAATCAAAAAGAAATACAACATTTCTTCGTGA
- a CDS encoding conjugal transfer protein TraI, producing MKKKLIALMVCLLLVGTSARPAEKTMVLPILEIVKAVTKKVIKAIDLRIQKLQNKTIWLQNAQKQVENVLSKLKLDEISDWTQKQKDLYKGYYEELAKVKSIITYYQRIKEITRKQTQLVQEYERAWNLFKQDTHFKDSEIQYMESVYTGILEESVKNIDQVFLILDSFATQMSDLKRLEIINKAADQIDGNYDDLTMFNQQNILLSLQRAKTEADVKQVKQFYGIP from the coding sequence ATGAAAAAGAAATTAATAGCCTTGATGGTCTGCCTGCTGTTAGTCGGCACCTCGGCAAGACCTGCTGAAAAAACAATGGTGCTCCCGATTCTGGAGATTGTAAAGGCAGTCACCAAGAAAGTAATTAAAGCAATTGATCTTAGAATCCAGAAATTGCAGAATAAAACCATCTGGCTTCAGAATGCACAGAAGCAGGTGGAAAATGTACTTTCCAAATTGAAGCTCGATGAGATCTCGGACTGGACTCAGAAACAGAAAGATCTTTACAAAGGCTACTATGAAGAGCTGGCAAAAGTAAAGTCAATTATTACCTACTACCAGAGGATAAAAGAAATTACCAGAAAGCAGACACAGCTTGTTCAGGAATATGAAAGAGCCTGGAATCTTTTTAAGCAGGATACCCATTTTAAAGACAGCGAAATTCAGTATATGGAGAGCGTTTATACAGGAATACTCGAGGAAAGTGTGAAGAATATCGACCAGGTTTTTTTGATTCTGGATTCTTTTGCCACCCAGATGAGCGATCTCAAACGTCTTGAAATCATCAACAAGGCTGCTGATCAAATTGATGGAAACTATGACGACCTTACAATGTTTAACCAGCAGAACATATTGCTGAGTCTTCAGAGGGCCAAAACAGAAGCAGATGTAAAACAAGTGAAACAATTTTACGGAATTCCATAA
- a CDS encoding DUF4133 domain-containing protein, translating into MSNSVYSINKGINQSIEFKGLKAQYIWYLGGGVVGLMILFAALYIIGVPSLICIGFIGTTGGFLVFKIYRMSNTYGEYGMMKALAKKQIPKWIKVYSREVFMKL; encoded by the coding sequence ATGAGTAACAGCGTTTATTCGATCAATAAAGGAATCAATCAGAGTATAGAATTTAAGGGACTTAAAGCGCAGTACATCTGGTATTTGGGCGGAGGTGTTGTAGGTCTTATGATTCTGTTTGCTGCCCTGTATATAATTGGAGTGCCTTCCTTGATATGCATTGGTTTTATTGGAACGACAGGAGGTTTTCTTGTTTTTAAAATATACAGAATGAGTAATACTTACGGAGAATACGGCATGATGAAGGCTCTGGCTAAAAAACAGATTCCAAAGTGGATTAAAGTTTACAGCAGAGAGGTTTTTATGAAGTTATAG
- the traJ gene encoding conjugative transposon protein TraJ — translation MKCLLNKKAVCVMLIILLLPCRIIAQGLGDDMSSLHGVLDQLYDEMMPLCSNLIAVGQGIAGFGTIWYIASRVWRHIASAEPIDFYPLFRPFVIGFCIMIFPSVLALINGVMKPTVTATAAMVTGSNSAVAVLLKEKEKAIKETDPWKMYVGTAGTGDRDRWYKYTHDGADPSDESMLAGIGNDVKFAMEKASYSFRNSVKEFLSEVLRVLFEAAALCIDTLRTFQLVVLSILGPLVFGIAVFDGFQHTLTVWLARYINIYLWLPVANIFGSIIGKIQELMLKLDLSQVQATGDTFFSRTDMAYLIFMIIGIIGYFTVPSVANYIVHAGGGGALGHKVTSMFGNSANSVVRTSSNAVGMAADAMGDADRRMNSSMAATAGSSPYFTDKGNYMNDRLKGNSKQT, via the coding sequence ATGAAATGCCTATTAAACAAAAAAGCAGTTTGTGTGATGCTTATCATATTACTGCTTCCTTGCAGAATAATAGCACAGGGACTAGGTGATGATATGAGTAGTCTTCATGGGGTCTTAGACCAGCTTTATGATGAAATGATGCCGTTGTGTTCTAACCTAATTGCTGTAGGGCAGGGAATAGCAGGCTTTGGAACTATATGGTACATCGCCTCACGCGTGTGGAGGCATATAGCAAGTGCCGAGCCCATTGATTTTTATCCGCTCTTCCGTCCCTTTGTTATAGGATTCTGCATTATGATTTTTCCGTCGGTTCTGGCACTTATTAACGGAGTTATGAAACCAACTGTTACAGCTACTGCAGCTATGGTAACAGGCTCTAACAGTGCAGTTGCTGTTCTGCTTAAAGAGAAAGAAAAAGCAATTAAAGAAACCGATCCATGGAAGATGTATGTCGGCACTGCAGGAACGGGTGATCGCGACAGATGGTATAAGTATACGCATGACGGTGCTGATCCATCGGATGAGAGCATGCTCGCAGGCATAGGCAATGATGTAAAATTTGCCATGGAAAAAGCTTCTTACAGTTTTCGAAATTCGGTTAAGGAATTCCTGAGCGAGGTGCTGAGGGTTTTGTTTGAAGCCGCTGCCTTATGCATTGACACCCTTCGGACATTTCAGCTGGTGGTGCTTTCCATTTTAGGGCCACTGGTATTTGGAATAGCTGTATTTGACGGTTTCCAGCACACGCTCACTGTCTGGCTTGCCCGATATATCAATATTTATCTGTGGCTTCCCGTGGCCAATATATTCGGAAGCATAATCGGAAAGATTCAGGAGCTCATGCTCAAGCTGGACCTCTCTCAGGTGCAGGCAACAGGTGACACTTTTTTCAGCAGGACCGATATGGCATATTTAATCTTTATGATTATTGGAATCATAGGCTATTTTACGGTGCCTTCTGTTGCCAATTATATTGTTCACGCAGGCGGAGGAGGAGCCCTGGGTCATAAAGTGACAAGCATGTTTGGCAATTCAGCTAATTCTGTTGTGAGAACCTCTTCAAATGCGGTTGGAATGGCTGCTGATGCTATGGGAGATGCGGATCGGAGAATGAACAGCAGCATGGCTGCGACAGCAGGAAGCAGTCCTTATTTTACTGATAAAGGAAACTATATGAATGACAGGCTTAAAGGAAATTCTAAACAGACTTAA
- a CDS encoding DNA-binding protein, giving the protein MNEIVTKEDLRQFGLLLVDKIQAVFKDKDSGRKETLEPEWLKSKAVRKLLDISAGSVQNLRTSQKVRFKKVLGSYYYNKEDLQKLFDDDKH; this is encoded by the coding sequence ATGAATGAAATTGTAACCAAGGAAGATCTGAGACAGTTTGGTCTTCTTCTAGTAGATAAAATACAAGCTGTATTTAAAGATAAGGATTCTGGACGAAAAGAAACTTTGGAACCTGAATGGCTTAAAAGCAAGGCAGTGAGAAAACTGCTTGATATTTCAGCAGGTTCAGTTCAGAATCTTAGAACAAGCCAAAAAGTCCGTTTCAAAAAAGTGCTTGGCTCGTATTACTACAATAAAGAAGATCTTCAAAAACTATTTGATGATGATAAACACTAA